The Deinococcus seoulensis genomic sequence CCGTGCTGGCCGCCGCCGGGACCGACCTGGACCGCGTGGTGAAGACCACGGTGTTCCTGGCCGACATGAACGAATTCGCCGCCATGAACGCCGTGTACGAATCGCACTTCCGCGCCCCCTACCCGGCGCGCAGCACCGTGCAGGTCGCCCGGTTGCCCCGCGACGTGCGCGTGGAGATCGAGGTGATGGCCGAACTGCACTGACCCCCGCCGCCCGCCCCGCCGCAACGCTCCCTTGCGGACGCTCTCCCGGCGCGGTTTGTGCACGGGGTCTCGACGCTGGCGGGCGCGGCGTGACATCCTGCGCGTAATGGTCGTCCTGCCGGTCCGCTTCGAGCGCAGTCCCCGCCTCCACCCGATGCTGAGTGAGGAGCCTCACGCGGTCGGTACGCGGGTCGTGGTGCAGGGTAAGCGCGGCCCGGAAATCGCGACCGTGCGCGGCGAACCCGGCGAACCGCAGCCGCAGGAACGGTACGGCGCGGTGCTGCACGCCGCCACGCCCGACGAACTGACCCGCTGGGAGGCGCTGCACGCGTCCGGCGAGGACCTCAAGTGGCTGCTGCGTGCCCGCGCGCGGCAGAAGAACCTGCCGGTGAAGATCGTGGCGGTCGAGTTCACGCTCGACGAGAGCCTCGTGACCGTCAGTTACAGCGCCGAGGAACGCATCGAACTGACCGGCCTGATCGGCGAGGTGCGCGCCCAGACGCGGGCCCGCGTGAACTTCGCGGCGGTCGGGCCGCGCGAGCAGGCGCAGATGATCGGCACGCTGGGCGCCTGCGGCCGCGAGAATTGCTCGTCGAATCACCTTCAGGACTTCGCGCCGGTCAGTATCCGCATGGCGCGCGACCAGCAGCTCCCACTGAACCCGGAGAAACTCTCGGGACCGTGCGGGCGGCTGCTGTGCTGCCTGCAGTTCGAGCACACGCAGTACCTGGACCTGCTGCGCGACCTGCCGCGCAAGAACGCCCGCGTGTGCCACGAGAGCAGCGGCGCGTGCGGGAAGGTCACGAAACTGCACCCGCTGACCGGCACGGTGGACGTGTTCACCGATCAGGGCGTCCTGACGGACGTACCCGCCACCGAACTGCGCCGCCTGACCGACGCGGAAATCAAGGCGCTACCGGACGGCGGGCGGGGCACGCCGCGTCCGGGCAAACCGGCCCGCGGGAAACAGGGCTAGGTGGGCGCGGCGTACACTCGGAGGCAATGACCGCCGAACAAGCCACCCTGAAGGCCGTGGAGGCCAAACTGACCGTTCCCGCGTCCCTCTCGCGCTGGGAGGCATTCCAGGAGCGGTTTCAGGCGCTGCTGGACGCACCCCTGACCGCCCCGGACGTGCCCGCGTGGCTCCAGGGCTGGAACGCCGTGACCGGCGACCTGATGGACGTGGCCGCCAGACTGTCCACGCACGCGGACCTGCACACCGACCAGCCGGACATTCAGGAGCGCTACCAGACGTTCGTGGCGACGGTCCTGCCGGAAGCCGAGCGGGCCGATCAGGCACTGAAGGAGAAACTGCTGGCCGTGCCGGACTTCGTGCCCGCCCCGGACTTCGCGCTGAACTTCCGGCGCATGCGGGACGCCGCCGCCCTGTACCGCGAGGCGAACGTGACCCTGGGCGTCACGCACGAGGCGCAGAAGAACCGCTACTCGGTCGCGACCGGCAACCAGACGGTCACCCTGAACGGCCAGACGCTGACCATCCCGCAGGCCAAACAGCGCCTGGACAGCCCGGACCGTGCGGCGCGCGAGGCGGCGTGGCACGCCCTGAGCGACAGCAACATGGGCGTGGCCGACGAACTGGACAGCGTGATGCTGGACCTGATCGGCACGCGCTGGCAACTGGCCCGCAACGCCGACGAGGCGAACTTCCGCGATTACCAGTGGAAGGCGCTGGACCGCGTGGACTACACCCCGGCCGACTGCGTGGCCTTCCACGAGGCGGTGCGGGACGGAGTGGTGCCGCTGACCGCGAAGATCGTGCGCGGCATCGCCGACGGGCTGGGCCTGGACAGCGTGCGCCCCTGGGATTACAACCGCAACAACCTGCTCGACCCGCAGGGCCGCGCGTCCCTGACG encodes the following:
- a CDS encoding PSP1 domain-containing protein — encoded protein: MVVLPVRFERSPRLHPMLSEEPHAVGTRVVVQGKRGPEIATVRGEPGEPQPQERYGAVLHAATPDELTRWEALHASGEDLKWLLRARARQKNLPVKIVAVEFTLDESLVTVSYSAEERIELTGLIGEVRAQTRARVNFAAVGPREQAQMIGTLGACGRENCSSNHLQDFAPVSIRMARDQQLPLNPEKLSGPCGRLLCCLQFEHTQYLDLLRDLPRKNARVCHESSGACGKVTKLHPLTGTVDVFTDQGVLTDVPATELRRLTDAEIKALPDGGRGTPRPGKPARGKQG
- a CDS encoding RidA family protein yields the protein MKDIIQTPDAPAAIGPYSQAVTFGNLVITSGQIPLTPAGELVDGGITEQTEQVIANLRAVLAAAGTDLDRVVKTTVFLADMNEFAAMNAVYESHFRAPYPARSTVQVARLPRDVRVEIEVMAELH
- a CDS encoding M3 family oligoendopeptidase; its protein translation is MTAEQATLKAVEAKLTVPASLSRWEAFQERFQALLDAPLTAPDVPAWLQGWNAVTGDLMDVAARLSTHADLHTDQPDIQERYQTFVATVLPEAERADQALKEKLLAVPDFVPAPDFALNFRRMRDAAALYREANVTLGVTHEAQKNRYSVATGNQTVTLNGQTLTIPQAKQRLDSPDRAAREAAWHALSDSNMGVADELDSVMLDLIGTRWQLARNADEANFRDYQWKALDRVDYTPADCVAFHEAVRDGVVPLTAKIVRGIADGLGLDSVRPWDYNRNNLLDPQGRASLTPFRTGEELETLAEAAFEGLDPDLAARFRQMRGGLLDLESRPGKMTHAYCQYFPTHNEPFVLMNVVGTAEDVRVLFHEVGHAFHGFYSGDAQPLVWNRWSPIEFVEIPSMAMEFLTLDHLGHVFTPEELDRYREKQLQGVVAFLPWAAQMDAFQHWLYAEAPENVTIADLDARWLELDRTFHPFVNWDGLDERVRAKGWQYYHVFQVPFYYIEYAMCYLAAVGIWRGAQTDPAGALARYRASLRLGSTVSVPDLYRAAGVEFRFDREHISGLMAFIETQLP